In Arthrobacter sp. CDRTa11, one DNA window encodes the following:
- a CDS encoding GNAT family N-acetyltransferase, with translation MKNHPAGHLATAAAGWESVERLFGTRGEPSRCWCRYFALTGPEYSALDPAARKALLKERFDAGTPAPGVLAYRDGEPVGWCAVEPRECYPRVLNSQLLRRAKASAGDTGTDDEASPETVTGELAPGEGAAGGAPARAPESIWAVTCFVVDPRHRRSGVAAALLQAAVEHAGTNGARILEGYPVDPSLRPKAGAADLYHGTLNLFLEAGFKVVSTAVPGRAVVRLQLDH, from the coding sequence ATGAAAAACCATCCAGCCGGACACCTGGCCACCGCCGCAGCCGGCTGGGAAAGCGTCGAGCGGCTTTTCGGAACGCGGGGAGAGCCCTCCCGCTGCTGGTGCCGGTACTTCGCGCTGACCGGGCCGGAATACTCGGCGCTTGATCCGGCCGCCCGCAAGGCACTGTTGAAGGAGAGGTTCGACGCCGGCACGCCCGCACCAGGCGTCCTTGCCTACCGTGACGGGGAACCTGTGGGCTGGTGCGCGGTGGAACCCCGTGAATGCTACCCGCGGGTCCTCAACTCGCAGTTGCTGCGCCGGGCCAAGGCTTCGGCAGGCGACACCGGTACGGACGACGAAGCCTCCCCCGAAACTGTCACCGGCGAACTGGCCCCCGGAGAAGGAGCAGCCGGCGGGGCCCCGGCCAGGGCCCCGGAATCTATTTGGGCCGTCACCTGCTTTGTGGTGGATCCCCGGCACCGCCGCAGCGGTGTGGCTGCCGCCCTGCTGCAGGCCGCCGTCGAGCATGCCGGGACCAACGGTGCGCGTATCCTGGAGGGCTACCCCGTGGATCCTTCGCTGAGGCCCAAGGCGGGAGCAGCGGATTTGTACCACGGCACCCTCAACCTGTTCCTGGAGGCCGGATTCAAGGTTGTCAGCACGGCTGTCCCCGGCCGGGCAGTAGTACGCCTCCAGCTGGATCATTGA
- a CDS encoding Gfo/Idh/MocA family protein — translation MGFETKTIRIAMNGITGRMGYRQHLLRSILPIRDAGGFTLEDGTRVQVEPILVGRNEAKIRELAEKHKVSQWSTDLDAVISDPTVDIVFDASMTSLRAATLKKAMLAGKHIFTEKPTAETLEEAIELARIGKETGVTAGVVHDKLYLPGLVKLRRLVDEGFFGRILSIRGEFGYWVFEGDIQAAQRPSWNYRKEDGGGMTTDMFCHWNYVLEGIIGKVKSVNAKTATHIPARWDEVGKEYKATADDASYGIFELETPGGDEVIGQINSSWAVRVYRDELVEFQIDGTHGSAVAGLNKCVAQQRAHTPKPVWNPDLPVTESFRDQWQEVPANAELDNGFKLQWEEFLRDVVAGREHRFGLLSAARGVQLAELGLQSNDERRTIDIPEITL, via the coding sequence ATGGGCTTCGAAACAAAGACGATCCGCATCGCCATGAACGGCATCACCGGGCGGATGGGTTACCGGCAGCACCTGCTGCGTTCCATCCTTCCCATCCGCGACGCCGGAGGCTTCACCCTGGAGGACGGCACCAGGGTTCAGGTCGAACCCATTCTGGTGGGCCGCAACGAAGCCAAGATCCGCGAACTTGCCGAAAAGCACAAGGTGTCCCAGTGGAGCACGGACCTTGATGCAGTCATCAGCGATCCCACCGTTGACATCGTCTTCGATGCCTCCATGACCAGCCTCCGGGCAGCCACCCTCAAGAAGGCCATGCTGGCCGGCAAGCACATCTTCACCGAGAAGCCCACGGCAGAAACCCTTGAGGAAGCCATCGAACTGGCCCGCATCGGCAAGGAAACCGGCGTCACCGCCGGCGTTGTGCACGACAAGCTGTACCTGCCGGGGCTGGTCAAGCTCCGCCGCCTGGTGGATGAAGGCTTCTTCGGCCGCATCCTCTCCATCCGCGGCGAATTCGGATACTGGGTCTTTGAAGGCGACATCCAGGCCGCCCAGCGCCCGTCCTGGAACTACCGCAAGGAAGACGGCGGCGGAATGACCACTGACATGTTCTGCCACTGGAACTACGTCCTCGAGGGCATCATCGGCAAGGTCAAGAGCGTCAACGCCAAGACCGCCACGCACATCCCGGCCCGCTGGGACGAAGTCGGCAAGGAATACAAGGCCACCGCCGACGACGCCTCCTATGGCATCTTCGAACTGGAAACCCCTGGCGGCGACGAAGTCATCGGCCAGATCAACTCCTCCTGGGCCGTTCGCGTCTACCGGGACGAACTGGTTGAATTCCAGATCGACGGCACCCATGGCTCCGCCGTTGCAGGCCTGAACAAGTGTGTGGCCCAGCAGCGTGCCCACACGCCCAAGCCGGTCTGGAACCCGGACCTGCCCGTCACGGAATCCTTCCGCGACCAGTGGCAGGAAGTCCCGGCCAATGCTGAGCTGGACAACGGTTTCAAGCTGCAGTGGGAAGAGTTCCTCCGCGATGTTGTGGCCGGCCGCGAACACCGCTTTGGCCTCCTCTCGGCTGCCCGCGGCGTTCAGCTCGCCGAGCTCGGCCTGCAGTCCAACGACGAACGCCGCACCATCGACATCCCGGAGATCACGCTCTGA
- a CDS encoding LacI family DNA-binding transcriptional regulator has protein sequence MAASTLTEVARLAGVSPATASRVLNGSARKPGKDIADRVRQAADSLGYIPNAQAQGLAKSSSGLIGLIVHDIADPYFAAIARGVQEAAREQRKMVLLASTEGAPAGEKEAVAAFAARRADSIVIAGSRSARPEDSEGNAELAAELDRYCRNGGRVGVVGHAVVGATATDGYHVIPVPNEELAANLAVELAASHEDHFVIIGGPEGLFTSDDRVRGFQRGLAQAGRPAAEVLRTAFNRSGGYEAGLALAARIKAGRDGSGANAGSSRLCIFAVNDVMAIGAAAALRSEGLRIPRDATIAGFDDIETLRDFRPALSTVHLPLEEIGRLAARSAGGTPAGAGPGKDDDDEWSISGHVTLRRSTETAA, from the coding sequence GTGGCTGCAAGTACCCTCACCGAGGTGGCCCGGCTTGCGGGTGTATCCCCCGCCACGGCATCCCGTGTCCTCAACGGCTCTGCACGGAAACCGGGCAAGGACATCGCGGACCGGGTCCGGCAGGCGGCGGATTCGCTTGGCTACATTCCCAATGCCCAGGCGCAGGGCCTGGCAAAGTCGAGCTCGGGCCTGATCGGGCTGATTGTCCATGACATCGCAGATCCCTATTTTGCGGCGATTGCCCGCGGTGTGCAGGAAGCGGCGCGCGAGCAGCGCAAGATGGTGCTGCTGGCCAGCACGGAAGGCGCTCCCGCAGGCGAGAAGGAGGCGGTGGCGGCCTTCGCGGCCCGCCGGGCCGATTCCATCGTGATCGCCGGTTCGCGCTCGGCCCGGCCCGAGGACAGCGAAGGCAACGCCGAACTGGCCGCGGAATTGGACCGGTACTGCCGCAACGGAGGCAGGGTGGGCGTGGTAGGCCACGCCGTCGTGGGCGCAACAGCTACGGACGGCTACCATGTGATTCCGGTTCCGAATGAGGAGCTGGCCGCCAACCTCGCCGTTGAGCTCGCCGCCTCACATGAAGACCACTTTGTCATCATCGGCGGGCCGGAAGGCCTTTTCACCTCCGATGACCGGGTACGCGGGTTTCAGCGGGGGCTTGCACAGGCAGGAAGGCCGGCCGCCGAAGTCCTGCGGACCGCCTTCAACCGGTCCGGGGGCTATGAAGCAGGGCTCGCCCTGGCCGCCCGCATCAAGGCTGGACGGGACGGCAGCGGCGCAAATGCCGGCAGCAGCCGGCTCTGTATTTTTGCCGTGAACGATGTCATGGCCATCGGGGCCGCCGCGGCGCTGCGTTCTGAAGGACTCCGCATTCCCCGCGATGCCACCATTGCCGGCTTTGACGACATCGAAACCCTGCGGGATTTCCGTCCTGCCCTGTCCACCGTGCATCTCCCCCTCGAGGAAATCGGAAGACTCGCCGCCCGCAGTGCTGGCGGCACCCCCGCCGGCGCCGGCCCCGGCAAGGACGACGACGACGAATGGTCCATTTCGGGCCATGTCACGCTTCGGCGCAGTACTGAGACGGCCGCCTAA
- a CDS encoding aldose 1-epimerase family protein, with the protein MQDTEHSIASGPYSAIITTRGGALRELKHEGRHLLVTFGPEGAIPDYRGVVCAPWPNRLADGSYSYAGERFQAELNEPERGSALHGLVPGALWELRQKDASSVALGCTVDASEAYPTGLDVTVTYRLSDDGLRCTVHTLNAGLAPAPYGVCPHPYLLAGSSPLDEWTLELPADEFMEVTPDRLLPVGIQAVEGHEFDFRAARRLGAIKIDHAFTGISWDNQEHAAVRLLDPAGTGVELEWDRKWPWVQVHTADKPSGKDRLGLAVEPMTCPPDAFNSGTDVIHLQPGESHEASWTIRTLS; encoded by the coding sequence ATGCAGGATACGGAACACAGCATTGCATCCGGGCCGTATTCGGCCATCATCACCACCCGCGGCGGGGCGCTCCGCGAGCTCAAGCATGAAGGCCGCCACCTTTTGGTCACCTTCGGGCCGGAAGGGGCAATCCCGGACTATCGCGGCGTCGTTTGCGCGCCCTGGCCCAACCGCCTCGCTGATGGCTCCTACAGCTACGCCGGGGAGCGCTTCCAGGCAGAACTCAATGAGCCGGAACGTGGATCGGCCCTCCACGGCCTGGTCCCCGGAGCGCTCTGGGAGCTCCGCCAGAAGGACGCCAGTTCGGTCGCCCTCGGCTGCACGGTGGACGCGAGTGAGGCCTACCCCACCGGCCTGGATGTCACCGTCACCTACCGGCTGTCCGACGACGGGCTTCGTTGCACCGTGCACACGCTGAACGCAGGCCTGGCTCCTGCGCCCTACGGTGTTTGCCCGCACCCCTACCTGCTGGCCGGGTCCTCTCCGCTGGATGAATGGACCCTGGAGCTGCCGGCGGATGAGTTTATGGAGGTAACGCCGGACAGGCTCCTGCCGGTAGGCATCCAGGCGGTGGAAGGACACGAGTTCGACTTCCGGGCTGCACGGCGCCTTGGCGCAATAAAGATCGATCATGCCTTCACCGGCATCAGTTGGGACAACCAGGAACACGCTGCCGTCCGCCTGCTTGATCCGGCGGGGACCGGAGTGGAGCTGGAATGGGACCGGAAGTGGCCGTGGGTGCAGGTGCACACGGCAGACAAGCCCTCCGGCAAGGACAGGCTGGGTCTCGCCGTCGAACCCATGACGTGCCCGCCAGACGCCTTCAACTCGGGCACCGACGTCATCCACCTTCAGCCCGGCGAATCCCACGAAGCCAGCTGGACCATCCGGACGCTCAGCTAA
- a CDS encoding sugar phosphate isomerase/epimerase family protein, which yields MTANSERSPFSRLSLNTATTKKWTLAEAVEGCVRAGLPAIGPWRDRVEEAGLDKAAKLIKDAGLRVSSLCRGGFLTAADAEGQAAALADNRAAVLEAVALDTQELFLVVGGLAPGEKDVVAARQRVADRLADLVPFASQNGIRLVLEPLHPMYAADRALISTLGQALDLAAPFDAKDVGVAVDTFHVWWDPELKAQIERAGRENRLASYQVCDFNMPIAADPLLSRGFMGDGVIDFATIGTWVRDAGYTGDIEVEIFNQEIWDTDGDAVLETIKARYAELVLPYA from the coding sequence ATGACAGCGAATTCAGAACGTTCCCCCTTTTCACGCCTCTCCCTCAATACCGCCACTACCAAGAAGTGGACGCTCGCCGAAGCGGTGGAGGGGTGTGTCCGCGCCGGACTGCCCGCCATCGGTCCGTGGCGGGACCGCGTCGAGGAGGCAGGCCTGGACAAGGCCGCCAAGCTCATCAAGGATGCCGGCCTGAGGGTTTCGTCCCTGTGCCGCGGCGGCTTCCTGACCGCTGCCGATGCTGAAGGCCAGGCCGCGGCGCTGGCTGACAACCGTGCCGCCGTCCTCGAGGCTGTTGCGCTGGACACGCAGGAACTGTTCTTGGTGGTCGGTGGGCTGGCCCCGGGGGAGAAGGATGTGGTCGCCGCCCGGCAGCGTGTGGCAGACCGCCTCGCCGACCTGGTTCCGTTCGCCTCGCAGAACGGAATCCGCCTGGTTCTGGAGCCGCTGCACCCGATGTATGCCGCGGACCGTGCGCTGATCTCCACCCTGGGGCAGGCCCTGGACCTCGCGGCCCCGTTCGACGCTAAGGACGTTGGCGTCGCCGTCGACACGTTCCACGTCTGGTGGGACCCGGAACTGAAGGCGCAGATAGAACGCGCCGGCAGGGAAAACCGGCTGGCCTCCTACCAGGTCTGCGACTTCAACATGCCCATCGCCGCGGACCCGCTGCTGTCCAGGGGATTTATGGGTGACGGCGTCATTGACTTCGCGACAATTGGCACCTGGGTGCGCGATGCCGGTTACACCGGCGACATCGAGGTTGAAATTTTTAATCAGGAGATCTGGGACACCGACGGCGACGCAGTCCTGGAGACCATCAAGGCACGCTACGCGGAACTCGTTTTGCCGTACGCCTGA
- a CDS encoding sugar phosphate isomerase/epimerase family protein, producing MTPEEHTGLADWNRSRLTPGICSVTLRQSSIRDVVETAAEAGLAGIEWGTDVHIRDEESAAEARDATAAAGLEVLSLGSYYRVGSFGDFSLPADLAVTLGAPRIRVWAGSQDSADAGADVWDQVVQDARRIAGLASERGLEIAFEYHGGTLTDTPDTAVQLVKQVDRDNVRTYWQPAVGLSDQAALAALHTVLPYVSGVHCFSWWPQQERLPLSGRKQLWQSVADILREAGRPFDMMLEFVAADLPANVGRDADFLNHITLGED from the coding sequence ATGACTCCTGAAGAGCACACCGGACTGGCGGACTGGAACAGGTCCCGCCTCACCCCCGGGATCTGTTCGGTGACCCTGCGCCAGAGCAGTATCCGGGACGTGGTGGAGACTGCCGCGGAGGCCGGCCTGGCCGGCATCGAGTGGGGTACTGACGTACACATTCGTGATGAAGAATCCGCGGCCGAGGCGCGGGACGCAACGGCGGCGGCCGGGCTCGAAGTTTTGTCGCTGGGTTCGTACTACCGCGTGGGCAGCTTCGGCGACTTCTCCCTTCCCGCTGATCTTGCCGTTACCCTCGGCGCCCCCCGCATCCGGGTCTGGGCAGGTAGCCAGGATTCGGCCGACGCCGGTGCGGACGTCTGGGATCAGGTGGTCCAGGACGCCCGGCGGATAGCGGGACTCGCCAGTGAACGAGGCCTGGAGATTGCCTTCGAATATCATGGCGGAACCCTGACCGACACACCGGACACCGCAGTGCAGCTGGTGAAGCAGGTGGACCGGGACAACGTGCGGACCTATTGGCAGCCCGCCGTCGGGCTCTCGGACCAGGCGGCGCTGGCTGCCCTGCACACTGTTCTCCCGTACGTCTCGGGAGTGCACTGCTTCTCCTGGTGGCCCCAGCAGGAACGGCTGCCGCTCAGCGGCCGGAAACAGCTCTGGCAGTCAGTGGCCGACATCCTGCGCGAAGCCGGACGGCCTTTCGACATGATGCTCGAGTTCGTTGCGGCGGACCTTCCGGCGAACGTGGGCCGTGACGCCGATTTCCTGAATCACATCACGCTGGGCGAGGACTGA
- the xylA gene encoding xylose isomerase, with protein sequence MTALPTPEDKFTFGLWTVGWTGADPFGVATRQALDPVEAVHKLSGLGAYGITFHDNDLVPFDATASERELILKNFRGALQETGLKVPMVTTNLFSHPVFKDGGFTSNDRSIRRFALSKVLRNIDSAAEFGAETFVMWGGREGSEYDGSKDLSAALDRMKEGVDTAAAYIKEKGYNLRIALEPKPNEPRGDIFLPTVGHGLAFIAQLEHGDIVGLNPETGHEQMAGLNFTHGIAQALWAGKLFHIDLNGQRGIKYDQDLVFGHGDLTSAFFTVDLLENGFPNGGPKYNGPRHFDYKPSRTDGYDGVWESARSNMSMYLLLKERALAFRADPAVQEALTASGVFELGESTLAAGETTADLLADAGAFEDFDADKAGERSFAFVRLNQLAIEHLLNAR encoded by the coding sequence ATGACAGCTTTGCCCACTCCCGAAGACAAGTTCACTTTCGGCCTCTGGACTGTTGGTTGGACCGGCGCTGACCCCTTTGGCGTGGCAACCCGCCAGGCCCTGGATCCCGTGGAGGCGGTCCACAAGCTGAGCGGGCTCGGCGCCTATGGAATCACGTTCCACGACAACGACCTGGTCCCCTTCGACGCCACCGCCTCGGAGCGGGAACTGATCCTGAAGAACTTCCGGGGCGCGCTCCAGGAGACCGGCCTCAAGGTTCCGATGGTCACCACCAACCTGTTCAGCCACCCGGTCTTCAAGGACGGCGGATTCACCTCCAATGACCGATCCATCCGCCGCTTTGCCCTGAGCAAGGTGCTGCGCAATATCGACTCGGCCGCCGAATTCGGAGCCGAAACATTTGTCATGTGGGGCGGCCGGGAAGGCAGCGAATACGACGGTTCCAAGGACCTCTCAGCAGCCCTGGACCGGATGAAGGAGGGCGTGGACACAGCCGCCGCGTACATCAAGGAAAAGGGCTACAACCTCCGCATCGCCCTGGAACCCAAACCGAACGAACCCCGCGGCGACATCTTCCTCCCCACCGTCGGCCACGGCCTGGCCTTCATCGCCCAGCTCGAACACGGCGACATCGTGGGCCTGAACCCGGAAACAGGGCATGAGCAGATGGCCGGGCTGAACTTCACCCACGGCATCGCCCAGGCCCTGTGGGCCGGCAAGCTCTTCCACATCGACCTCAACGGCCAGCGCGGCATCAAGTACGACCAGGACCTCGTCTTCGGCCACGGCGATCTCACGAGCGCCTTCTTCACGGTAGACCTGCTCGAAAACGGCTTCCCCAACGGCGGACCGAAGTACAACGGCCCGCGCCATTTCGACTACAAGCCCTCACGCACCGACGGCTACGACGGCGTCTGGGAATCAGCCAGATCCAACATGTCCATGTACCTGCTCCTCAAGGAAAGGGCGCTCGCGTTCCGCGCCGACCCGGCAGTGCAGGAGGCCCTGACCGCCTCGGGCGTCTTCGAACTCGGCGAATCCACCCTGGCCGCCGGCGAAACCACCGCGGACCTCCTGGCCGACGCCGGCGCTTTCGAGGACTTCGACGCCGACAAGGCCGGCGAACGCTCCTTTGCCTTTGTACGGCTTAACCAGCTCGCCATCGAGCACCTGCTCAACGCCCGCTAA
- a CDS encoding alpha/beta hydrolase, with translation MLPGSLTAVAAAGSAGSDEARPAMLILPGGGYARQAGHEAEPVAEWLASLGIHAYVLRYRVAPHRHPAPLEDAKEALLQIREGSHGLAVDTARVGVLGFSAGGHLAATLSTATATGDSTLDVPGAIPDLTVLCYPVISYTDAVHQGSVDNLLGDSPSAELLEAVSADLQVTSSTPPAFLWHTADDAAVPAHHSLAYAAALVRAGVPAELHVFPHGRHGLGLSPDDPGPDQWTSLCAGWLTRWGWAQSSPSVM, from the coding sequence ATGCTTCCAGGTTCCCTGACGGCAGTGGCCGCAGCGGGCAGTGCCGGCAGTGATGAGGCCAGGCCCGCCATGCTCATCCTCCCGGGAGGAGGCTACGCTCGCCAGGCCGGCCATGAGGCAGAGCCTGTGGCGGAGTGGCTGGCGTCCCTGGGAATCCACGCGTACGTGCTGCGGTACCGGGTGGCACCGCACCGTCATCCGGCGCCCTTGGAGGATGCCAAGGAGGCACTCCTCCAGATCCGCGAGGGCAGCCACGGGCTTGCGGTGGACACCGCCCGGGTGGGCGTGCTGGGCTTTTCCGCCGGCGGCCACCTTGCCGCGACGCTGTCAACGGCGACGGCCACAGGAGATTCCACCCTGGATGTTCCGGGAGCCATACCCGACCTGACGGTACTTTGCTACCCGGTCATCTCATACACAGATGCTGTCCATCAAGGGTCGGTGGACAACCTTCTCGGCGACTCTCCGTCGGCGGAACTGCTGGAGGCTGTCTCGGCAGACCTCCAGGTCACCTCTTCCACTCCCCCGGCCTTTTTGTGGCACACGGCGGATGACGCCGCCGTGCCGGCCCACCACAGCCTGGCCTACGCCGCCGCGCTGGTCCGGGCCGGTGTTCCGGCGGAGCTCCACGTCTTTCCGCACGGGCGTCATGGGCTGGGGCTTTCCCCGGACGACCCAGGGCCGGACCAGTGGACTTCCCTTTGTGCCGGCTGGCTGACGCGGTGGGGCTGGGCTCAGTCCTCGCCCAGCGTGATGTGA
- a CDS encoding xylulokinase, with translation MALVAGIDSSTQSCKVVIRDADTGLLVRQGRASHPDGTEIHPDAWWDALQQAIGHAGGLSDVAAVSVGGQQHGMVCLDRDGNVIRPALLWNDTRSAQAAVDIIAEAGNGDPAAGARHWVDATGTVPVASLTLTKLRWLAENEPGNAARVAAVCLPHDWLSWRLAGFGPGSGEAGLAALRTDRSDASGTGYYSAAAGEYLPDALEKALGHVPRLPAVVGPLDIAGKTPAGALIGPGAGDNAAAALGVGAGVGDVVLSLGTSGTVFAVSSTPSADASGLVAGFADATGNYLPLACTLNATRIFDATAALLDVTLDEFNALALAASPGAGGLTLVPYFDGERTPNLPNATGSLHGLTRENFTPENLARAAVEGVVCSLADGLAALQAQGVQARRIILIGGGAQSPAVQQAASQLLGLPGIVPAPGEYVADGAARQAAAVLTGAFPGWGTEGVEFTAEASDVGILASYRRHAGAYAA, from the coding sequence ATGGCCCTCGTAGCCGGCATCGACAGCTCCACCCAATCCTGCAAGGTGGTGATCCGGGATGCGGACACCGGCCTCCTGGTCCGGCAGGGAAGGGCGTCCCATCCTGATGGCACCGAAATCCATCCGGACGCCTGGTGGGACGCGCTGCAGCAGGCCATCGGCCACGCCGGCGGGCTGTCCGACGTCGCGGCCGTGTCCGTGGGCGGCCAGCAGCACGGCATGGTGTGCCTGGACCGGGACGGCAACGTCATCAGGCCCGCATTGCTGTGGAATGACACCCGCTCTGCGCAGGCAGCAGTGGACATCATCGCCGAAGCGGGCAACGGAGACCCGGCTGCCGGGGCAAGGCACTGGGTTGACGCCACAGGCACGGTCCCCGTGGCTTCGCTGACGCTGACCAAGTTGCGCTGGCTTGCCGAGAACGAGCCCGGAAACGCCGCCCGGGTGGCCGCCGTCTGCCTCCCCCACGATTGGCTCTCCTGGCGCCTGGCCGGGTTCGGGCCTGGCAGCGGTGAGGCAGGACTGGCCGCTCTTCGCACCGACCGCTCCGACGCTTCGGGTACCGGATACTACTCCGCGGCTGCCGGCGAGTACCTCCCAGATGCCCTCGAAAAGGCGCTGGGCCACGTTCCCCGGCTTCCCGCCGTCGTTGGCCCGCTGGACATCGCCGGGAAGACACCGGCAGGCGCGCTCATCGGTCCCGGCGCCGGGGACAACGCCGCCGCTGCCCTGGGTGTTGGGGCGGGAGTGGGGGACGTGGTGCTGTCTCTAGGCACTTCCGGGACAGTATTTGCCGTCTCCTCAACCCCGTCGGCTGATGCCTCCGGGCTGGTGGCCGGTTTTGCCGACGCCACGGGCAATTACCTGCCGCTGGCGTGCACCCTGAACGCAACCCGGATCTTCGATGCCACCGCTGCCCTGCTGGACGTCACCCTGGATGAGTTCAATGCCCTGGCACTGGCGGCTTCGCCGGGAGCGGGAGGGCTCACCCTGGTTCCCTACTTCGACGGCGAGCGCACGCCGAACCTGCCCAATGCCACGGGATCGCTGCATGGCCTGACGCGTGAAAACTTTACGCCGGAGAACTTGGCCCGTGCCGCCGTCGAGGGTGTGGTCTGTTCCCTCGCCGACGGGCTTGCGGCGCTGCAGGCACAGGGAGTCCAGGCCCGGCGCATCATCCTGATTGGCGGCGGGGCACAGTCGCCGGCGGTCCAGCAGGCTGCCAGCCAGCTGCTGGGCTTGCCCGGCATTGTTCCGGCACCCGGGGAATATGTGGCCGACGGCGCCGCCCGCCAGGCCGCCGCTGTGCTCACCGGTGCTTTCCCTGGCTGGGGAACGGAAGGGGTGGAATTCACCGCCGAGGCTTCCGACGTCGGCATCCTGGCGAGCTACCGCAGGCACGCCGGCGCTTACGCGGCCTAG
- a CDS encoding dihydrodipicolinate synthase family protein gives MTSLILPSHDGGTREYRLQGGTSWARPVAPLTSRRAYAAAHVIPEVLADNTPGAPARLDWDATMAYRHELWSYGLGVADAMDTAQRGMGLDWAATQQLIKRTGVEAASVVSAGNVATAGKTVRDLVSCGAGTDQLDIASLPAGEAGLKAVLDAYREQIEVVTEAGPKVILMASRALAKVATGPEDYLKVYSTLLQEVDQPVILHWLGTMFDPALAGYWGNDDVAAATETFLGLIRDNADKVDGVKVSLLDASHEVALRAALPEGVRLYTGDDFNYPELIDGDGSHHSDALLGIFAAIYPAASVALQNYDAGDAAKAREILDSTRELGKHIFSAPTFYYKTGIAFMSWLNGKQPGFQMVGGLHSGRSVCHLAKTFELADQAGLLKDPALAAFRMSDYLRINGVGV, from the coding sequence ATGACCTCACTCATCCTTCCCTCGCACGACGGCGGAACCCGGGAGTACCGGCTTCAGGGCGGCACGTCCTGGGCACGGCCCGTGGCTCCGCTCACCTCGCGCCGTGCCTACGCCGCCGCGCATGTGATTCCCGAAGTCCTGGCGGACAACACCCCGGGCGCACCGGCACGCCTCGACTGGGATGCCACCATGGCATACCGGCACGAACTGTGGTCCTACGGCCTGGGCGTTGCCGATGCCATGGACACCGCCCAGCGCGGAATGGGCCTTGACTGGGCAGCCACCCAGCAACTCATCAAGCGCACCGGTGTGGAGGCCGCCTCCGTGGTCTCGGCCGGGAACGTCGCCACGGCCGGAAAGACCGTCCGGGACCTCGTCTCCTGCGGGGCGGGCACGGACCAGCTGGACATCGCATCGCTGCCTGCCGGTGAAGCCGGCCTGAAAGCAGTTCTGGACGCCTACCGCGAGCAGATCGAGGTTGTAACCGAAGCCGGGCCGAAGGTCATCCTGATGGCGTCGCGGGCTTTGGCCAAGGTCGCCACCGGCCCCGAGGACTACCTGAAGGTGTATTCGACGCTGCTCCAGGAAGTGGACCAGCCCGTTATCCTGCACTGGCTGGGCACCATGTTCGATCCCGCCCTGGCCGGCTACTGGGGGAACGACGACGTCGCTGCCGCCACCGAGACGTTCCTGGGCCTCATCCGTGATAATGCGGACAAGGTGGACGGCGTCAAGGTATCCCTTCTCGATGCCAGCCACGAAGTGGCGCTCCGCGCAGCCCTGCCCGAAGGGGTACGCCTCTACACCGGCGACGACTTCAACTACCCGGAACTGATCGACGGCGACGGCAGCCACCACTCGGACGCCCTGCTGGGCATCTTCGCGGCGATATATCCCGCCGCCTCGGTGGCCTTGCAGAACTACGACGCCGGCGACGCCGCCAAAGCCCGCGAGATCCTGGATTCCACCCGCGAACTTGGCAAGCACATCTTCAGCGCTCCCACTTTCTACTACAAAACAGGCATCGCTTTTATGTCGTGGCTCAACGGCAAGCAGCCGGGCTTCCAGATGGTGGGCGGCCTGCACTCGGGGCGTTCGGTATGCCACCTGGCCAAAACCTTCGAATTGGCCGATCAGGCCGGGCTGCTGAAGGATCCGGCACTGGCAGCCTTCAGGATGTCCGATTACCTGCGCATCAACGGAGTAGGCGTATGA